The Podospora pseudocomata strain CBS 415.72m chromosome 1 map unlocalized CBS415.72m_1, whole genome shotgun sequence genome has a segment encoding these proteins:
- a CDS encoding uncharacterized protein (COG:S; EggNog:ENOG503PDKN), whose translation MDDGVIPNLADVENSSDHVLQNVFSAFTHILLGDIGPISPDRSLSRRTSITSRFRRRMRCYTGNWSEMVGGSSKRKTALGTTRTRQRRRSPHHQLPPKTSHLTTLTMSTSLLLLLLPTLTQTSPVLQQATQTCSDASLSSLNWTAKSFHYSSLLSLLGPSLTSPSTAGTASLTFNLSNPALGPSFDQLCTAVSTTPNQFFYLDQWFTCLYTPPTSTASNLSPLVANTSAATFRFDKLTGRLEVKQDWECVDGKDKTYPTTSFKGQGGVNVTLDCQMDVWANPEWRAGGEGLIGNQTVDCGVVDVSVGLDSLEAMA comes from the exons ATGGACGATGGGGTCATTCCCAACCTCGCCGACGTGGAGAATTCGAGCGATCATGTTCTACAAAACGTCTTCTCAGCTTTCACTCACATTCTTCTTGGCGACATCGGTCCAATATCACCGGACAGATCCCTTTCAAGGCGTACAAGCATAACCTCTAGATTCCGCCGACGGATGCGCTGTTATACAGGCAACTG GTCAGAGATGGTGGGAGGCTCTAGCAAGCGGAAGACGGCGCTGGGCACTACTCGCACAAGACAGAGAAGGAG atcaccccaccaccaactcccccccaaaacctcacACTTAACCACCCTCACCatgtccacctccctccttctcctcctcctccccaccctcacccaaaCCTCCCCAGTCCTCCAACAAGCAACCCAAACCTGCTCCGACGCGTCCCTCTCGTCCCTGAACTGGACAGCCAAATCCTTCCACtactcctctctcctctccctcctcggcccctccctcacctccccctccaccgccggcaccgccTCCCtaaccttcaacctctccaaccccgccctcgGCCCCTCCTTCGACCAGCTCTGCACCgccgtctccaccacccccaatcAATTCTTCTACCTTGATCAATGGTTCACCTGCCTTTACACgccccccaccagcaccgcgtccaacctctccccgctcgtcgccaacacctccgcGGCGACCTTTCGGTTCGACAAGCTGACCGGCCGGCTGGAAGTGAAGCAGGACTGGGAGTGCGTGGACGGGAAAGACAAGACTTATCCTACCACGTCTTTcaaggggcaaggggggGTGAATGTCACTCTGGATTGCCAGATGGACGTGTGGGCGAATCCGGAGTGGAGGGcgggtggggaggggttgattggGAACCAGACGGTGGAttgcggggtggtggatgtgagTGTTGGGCTGGATAGTTTGGAGGCTATGGCTTAA
- the PAK6 gene encoding Serine/threonine-protein kinase PAK 6 (COG:T; EggNog:ENOG503NV84): MSEREYNDRELSLDPELLYTRESCIGGGSFGKVYKGVDKRTGQAVAIKIIDIESAEDEVDDIIQEIAILSELQSPHVTKYYGSYAKGAELWIVMEFCSGGSCADLMKPGLIGEDCIAIIVRELLMGLDYLHSDKKLHRDIKAANILLTSNGQVKLADFGVSGQLSATMTKKNTFVGTPFWMAPEVIKQSGYDHKADIWSLGITALELANGEPPYADIHPMKVLFLIPKNPPPRLDGAQFSKAFKDFIEVVLQRDPKDRPSAKELLKHPFIRRAKKTSYLTELIERYQRWAATHEPEKDDVDDEPETQYENQSRTDDDMWDFGTVRLVNERGHLIHRPGMLNAMGESATNARSTRTRENSDDYGERRREASPAKLTLDTKDTLKAVTGAGNSRQMSPQRKPVGASSPTKGRYSRENSPEKPLADLNDTPRASYTSKPVPRPPGPGSPEYERALAQQIQQEMGALQLGPGGYSRGPSLRSHTSSTRASPMKLPEIPPYRGSQQQQSQVPLQKITNQPAPMMYPDNGPYSYQQQQQVQQHYQRYGAQVPAHQPSSPLISKELPRNREPVDPGSLTPTSFPSPAPANPNGDLDALNDVIFPALEEALKRRQISLQQLFRPEPGKPFPPVTPSQQRAEATHERIRKLVYKLAHVCKEIDHHDKQEPVGMGKEVPTFLEGLLEEILVRVEPLDEEEAQR; this comes from the exons ATGTCGGAACGTGAATACAACGATCGAGAGCTCTCGCTCGATCCTGAGCTGCTCTATACCCGGGAGTCATGCATTGGAGGGGGTAGTTTCGGCAAGGTGTACAAAGG GGTGGACAAGCGTACTGGTCAGGCGGTGGCAATCAAAATCATCGACATAGAAAgtgctgaggatgaggtcgACGATATCATCCAGGAGATTGCCATCCTGTCGGAGCTTCAGTCGCCCCATGTGACTAAGTATTACGGGTCGTATGCCAAAGGCGCCGAGCTGTGGATCGTCATGGAGTTTTGCTCTGGCGGGAGCTGTGCCGACTTGATGAAGCCCGGCCTTATTGGGGAGGACTGCATTGCCATCATTGTTCGGGAGCTGCTCATGGGGTTGGATTACCTGCATTCGGACAAGAAGCTTCATCGAGACATCAAGG CTGCCAACATTCTCTTGACGTCTAATGGACAGGTCAAGCTGGCTGACTTTGGTGTCTCTGGACAACTTTCGGCAACCATGACCAAGAAGAACACGTTTGTGGGCACGCCTTTCTGGATGGCACCGGAAGTGATCAAGCAAAGTGGCTATGATCACAAGGCTGACATCTGGTCCTTGGGCATCACCGCCCTGGAGCTTGCCAATGGCGAGCCTCCCTATGCCGACATTCATCCCATGAAAGTTCTGTTTTTGATACCCAAGAATCCTCCACCCAGGCTTGACGGGGCACAGTTCAGCAAGGCCTTCAAAGACTTCATTGAGGTGGTGTTGCAGCGAGATCCCAAGGATCGACCTTCAGCAAAGGAACTGCTCAAGCATCCGTTTATCAGACGCGCGAAAAAGACCAGCTACCTGACGGAGCTCATTGAGCGATACCAGCGCTGGGCCGCGACGCACGAGCCTGAGAAGGACGATGTGGACGACGAGCCGGAGACTCAATACGAGAATCAGTCCCGCACCGACGATGACATGTGGGATTTTGGGACGGTACGACTGGTTAATGAGCGTGGTCACCTGATCCATAGGCCGGGCATGTTGAACGCCATGGGCGAGTCGGCAACCAATGCCAGGTCTACGAGGACACGGGAGAACTCTGACGACTATGGCGAGCggcggagggaggcgagTCCTGCGAAGTTGACTCTGGATACTAAGGATACCCTGAAGGCAGTCACTGGGGCTGGCAATTCTAGGCAGATGTCACCTCAGCGAAAACCCGTCGGTGCTTCTTCGCCAACCAAGGGCAGGTATTCTAGGGAGAACTCGCCCGAGAAGCCACTTGCCGACCTCAACGACACTCCTCGCGCTTCCTATACCTCCAAACCGGTGCCTCGACCACCTGGCCCGGGCTCTCCCGAATACGAACGGGCACTCGCGCAGCAGATCCAGCAGGAAATGGGTGCTCTGCAGTTGGGGCCTGGTGGATATTCTCGAGGACCATCTCTGAGGTCTCACACGTCGTCGACTCGAGCATCGCCGATGAAGCTGCCAGAGATTCCGCCATACCGGGGatcacagcagcaacaatcACAAGTGCCTCTCCAAAAGATTACGAACCAGCCCGCTCCGATGATGTATCCCGACAATGGTCCCTACAGCtatcagcaacagcagcaggtcCAACAACATTATCAAAGATATGGCGCGCAGGTTCCTGCCCATCAGCCAAGCTCGCCGCTGATCTCGAAGGAACTGCCTCGTAATCGCGAGCCTGTCGATCCGGGTTCGCTGACGCCAACCTCGTTCCCgtcgccagcgccagcgaACCCGAATGGAGACTTGGACGCGCTCAACGACGTGATTTTCCCGGCGCTCGAGGAGGCGCTCAAGAGGCGGCAGATTAGCCTGCAGCAGCTCTTTAGGCCAGAGCCGGGCAAGCCTTTTCCGCCGGTGACGCCGAGCCAGCAGCGGGCCGAGGCGACGCACGAGAGGATCCGGAAGCTGGTGTACAAGCTTGCGCATGTGTGCAAGGAGATTGACCACCACGACAAGCAAGAGCCTGTGGGTATGGGCAAGGAGGTGCCAACCTTTCTGGAGGGTCTGCTTGAGGAGATcttggtgagggttgagccgcttgatgaggaggaggctcaaAGATGA
- the ubx2 gene encoding UBX domain protein Ubx2 (COG:O; EggNog:ENOG503NVHA), producing MDEEQIQEFMMVTATSHAVAKRMIDMCGDSTQAISMWYSDLDLQRNIEQSLQTPASTTASNRPRPSQGREDAQGVIHIDDSDDDMQDPGFDSDTDNVAGIARAAQEDEDAALARELQEQFYNPSASGAGGGGAGLDDDGVRAPMARTTEVLVAPGGGFDDDDHESVLAQIRARREHGQAAAAARRRAGANNPFAQPSAWSAGAPAAASRSAGAAVSRADRLAELFRPPYDIISDFSWEEARDEGKEEKKWLLVNLQDSSDFQCQMLNRDVWKDQAIVALIKENFIFLQYDKLDPSAERYINFYFPNRTHENPNNYPHVSVVDPRTGEQVKVWSGIPFPSPSEFHAQLVEFLDRYSLAANSKNPVTKAKRPERVIDFDRLTEEQQLELALQNSLAAATGGSPPNIDDPDALTRSTGNLAADDKGKGKAEEPPAEPPKVESAFDRIPSNQPHSEPAADPKTTTRIQIRHSNGRTIRRFRLDDTVSRIYEWIKAEPPIPGMEGVPFELKTSPSGVDLIGLLDQTIKEAGLANGTVMLEFES from the coding sequence ATGGACGAGGAGCAGATCCAAGAATTCATGATGGTCACGGCAACGTCTCACGCCGTTGCCAAACGTATGATCGACATGTGCGGCGATTCCACCCAGGCCATCAGCATGTGGTATTCAGACCTCGACCTTCAGAGAAATATCGAGCAGAGTTTGCAAACCCCTGCGTCGACCACAGCTTCGAACCGTCCCCGTCCTTCCCAAGGCAGAGAAGATGCCCAAGGCGTCATCCATATTGACGAtagcgacgacgacatgcAGGACCCAGGTTTCGACTCCGATACCGACAATGTTGCCGGTATTGCCCGTGCGGCtcaagaagacgaagatgcTGCCTTGGCTAGGGAGTTGCAAGAGCAGTTCTACAATCCTTCAGCGTctggggctgggggtggtggcgcaggcctcgacgacgatggcgtTAGGGCTCCCATGGCACGTACAACTGAGGTGCTCGTGGCCCCTGGTGGCGgttttgacgacgacgatcaTGAGTCGGTACTTGCTCAGATTCGTGCTAGAAGGGAACACGGACAAGCTGCCGCTGCAGCCCGTAGGCGTGCTGGAGCCAACAACCCGTTCGCACAACCATCAGCTTGGTCGGCCGGTGCTCCGGCAGCAGCCTCTAGATCAGCCGGTGCTGCGGTTAGTAGGGCAGATCGCCTGGCTGAGCTCTTCAGGCCACCATACGACATCATTTCCGACTTCTCTTGGGAGGAGGCCCGCGACgaaggcaaggaggagaagaagtggcTGTTGGTCAACCTGCAAGACTCCTCAGACTTTCAATGCCAGATGCTCAACCGCGATGTGTGGAAGGACCAAGCCATTGTCGCcctcatcaaggagaacTTCATTTTCCTGCAGTACGACAAGTTGGATCCTTCTGCCGAGCGGTACATCAACTTCTACTTTCCCAACCGGACCCATGAGAACcccaacaactatcctcatGTGTCGGTTGTCGACCCCCGCACTGGTGAACAGGTCAAGGTCTGGAGCGGCATCCCATTTCCATCGCCCTCGGAGTTTCACGCTCAGCTTGTCGAGTTCCTTGATAGGTACAGCCTCGCAGCCAACAGCAAAAACCCCGTTACCAAGGCCAAGAGGCCAGAGCGCGTTATCGACTTCGATCGATTGacggaggagcagcagcttgaGCTCGCACTTCAGAACAGTCTGGCGGCTGCCACGGGTGGTTCGCCGCCAAACATCGACGACCCCGATGCGCTAACCCGTTCAACTGGCAACCTGGCTGCGGacgacaagggcaaggggaaggcggaggagccACCAGCAGAACCTCCAAAGGTTGAGTCGGCTTTTGACAGAATTCCATCGAATCAGCCACACTCGGAGCCAGCCGCCGATCCCAAGACCACAACGCGCATTCAGATCAGGCACAGCAATGGCCGCACTATCAGGCGGTTCCGCCTCGACGATACGGTGTCCAGAATTTACGAATGGATCAAGGCTGAGCCACCCATTCCAGGCATGGAGGGGGTACCATTTGAGCTCAAGACATCGCCCAGTGGTGTGGACCTGATCGGCCTCCTGGATCAAACTATCAAGGAGGCTGGCCTCGCTAACGGAACGGTGATGCTTGAATTTGAGAGTTAG
- the ECM29 gene encoding proteasome component M29 (EggNog:ENOG503NVST; COG:S), which translates to MASSAEEEKKDISLLDGAEWTLLSASSNEKKLQERLNVYLCPILLKAGSPHVRVRNKVISVCGNINKLIQSPTIVLPVASLLDQFKETDSPLIKHFDLIYIQHSVGRLERYEQQQLVPKALKNIRTGSSASLSQLFNVVLRMLPTIKIPSRGSKEDATFREAMGLSHPEDAKYVAEWLGKLLLLPANASADKPAPGLTEEDISFLTLAGKKDTWNPSAGGLNLPETRILAANFLASGAFTDLERFIPALYAASSTDYRISGIGEDLLKRTSVSLEDKTLVSKLYDAHSKLQPPYRIRILGMLSKSEIATTFTNEVLAVFKRNVDLEKTVESQDPTFMDIDQRPTGPKSSGLEQTKLHRALFEFINWVARIGPSKTDFNSIGVNLIHMLRQFIHSQGWPRPHQQSLDDSVLRSRAYETIGILAKGTKMDDHRRSGLAAWLFQSLSEDPTPDVVVNIDSALSSVSTLFKPPHNDFRVELELQSILISYMLLGNETDENVVRSTRHAVAKWANNCLPFSDVTARWINIIAVAGRLDERNDVVEEGYKGLDPWTYHVNDDEDKSKDLPEWPAMVDVFFKAGRATRKSTEEGGMDIDAHPLFRNYPGDMIQAFPIAVDYCKKIFFLTVLADSFVFDAGWQQRLEALVQSDLETRQAIRNYHVQFTRDDALLFTDLLTAAFEGMLRDDAPKIIEPCARSFVDLASFSSKVILAFLAPRSRELLPLIKSNKKELRALGAKALGILAAHPSHPVKELDDVTASLIDITKNLKTAVGAELNAVEGAFLALAHLASRLVYYSKTGAADRAAKIASVFPTLEEVASTASVFSTQETLFEAWSQLWTAGLGEKDQGNLIQSFVDPLVVHAKKGNEKAIAALGRLALSLPSDGSWDETLEKMLAQLYALYELKQVEVHFAVGEAIAAAVARWDAEVVQLTVDVESAGREYWAPRRAAQLVAVLEKLLADCKTTKPSLLKASGIWLFCLIQRCSHLEEVQSRLRLCQVAFMRLLSARDELVQETASRGLALVYEKGDAGLKSDLTKDLVASFTGSGPQIKVEEETELFDAGALPTGDGKSITSYKDIVSLANEVGDPSLVYKFMSLATNAATWSTRSAFGRFGLSNILSSSEVDPKLYPKLYRYRFDPNTNVQRSMNDIWKALVKDPNAVLETQFDNIMNDLLKSILGREWRVREASCSAIAELISGRPFPKYEKYYKDIWAAAVKVADDVKATVRNAAGKLCMTLSTTLVRQLEDSGSSATAKSMMNEALPFLLSDKGIESSADDVKYFCVSTVVKICKRGGSALKPYIPTLMVHLLGLLSTIEPEAINYYYQRVGEANRDKLDKLRANAVSQGPLGEAIEDCLRNVDAEVMDQLVPKLSETIKTAIGMPTKIGCGRAIWTLSTKHGINFEKHAPTFLNLMEKHTLDRNDEVSQGYARATAYLLRVAPDAAKQRFIEKFINLYLESDTDDRRQKVANVVLALSKISPDHFNALETLLVPFSFLGKHDTDEYTQKAFKEVWDTHAGTHLSVTKYLKEIVSLAEKTLSTAQWALKHGGALTVADAAESVAGAKTITHHVNVEHVKTLWPVYDKALILKTFSGKEKLLEPFPKFVELSKELLEKDDKLVVAYKKVAIREAKRNNDVYRPHAFECLRRVAAAWDGFGDMLPDIKTIVAPYLDVEEEDKDGDAMDVDTPASTSKDSRGLDLKTVTKWKALETLSKGYNRANMSKDPLSTLKEVITAIESIDPKFKPAQIFTAKPYITRPEFDVIRKTYWYECAKDILEAAAVAGAAGSDAVPIIRWFLSTLDLDAEDTGLESQRIARAKAVKGAIQLGKITAEGVEFKTTELGKEVEGLVTGSIEKERSLDVQKEWKESLKLLG; encoded by the exons ATGGCTTCCTctgccgaggaagaaaagaaagacatCTCTTTGCTCGATGGAGCAGAGTGGACGCTTCTGAGCGCCTCTTCCAACGAGAAGAAGCTTCAGGAGAGACTCAATGTTTATCTCTGCCCAATCCTTCTCAAAGCCGGAAGCCCACATGTTCGGGTCCGCAACAAGGTCATCTCGGTATGCGGAAACATCAACAAGCTTATCCAATCTCCAAC AATCGTGCTCCCAGTTGCTTCTCTACTGGATCAGTTCAAGGAGACTGATTCTCCCCTGATAAAGCACTTTGACTTGATCTACATCCAACACAGTGTTGGCAGGCTTGAACGTTAtgagcaacagcagctcgTGCCCAAGGCGCTGAAAAACATTAGAACTGGGTCTTCGGCTTCGCTCAGTCAGCTGTTCAACGTCGTTCTGCGTATGCTCCCTACCATCAAGATTCCTTCAAGAGGAAGCAAAGAAGATGCTACCTTTCGAGAGGCCATGGGGTTGTCCCACCCCGAAGACGCCAAATACGTTGCTGAATGGCTCGGCAAGCTCCTGTTGTTACCCGCCAATGCCTCGGCTGACAAGCCGGCACCCGGCCTAACAGAAGAAGACATCAGCTTTCTGACACTTGCAGGTAAAAAGGACACCTGGAACCCGTCTGCTGGAGGTTTGAACTTGCCCGAGACGCGCATTCTTGCTGCCAACTTTCTGGCCAGTGGTGCTTTCACCGACCTCGAGCGCTTTATTCCCGCTCTCTATGCAGCCTCCAGCACGGATTACCGCATCTCTGGAATCGGAGAGGATCTGTTGAAGAGAACTTCTGTCTCCTTGGAGGACAAGACTCTTGTGAGCAAGCTCTACGACGCTCACTCCAAACTACAACCCCCCTATCGGATCCGAATCCTGGGGATGCTCAGCAAGTCAGAGATTGCAACCACCTTCACGAATGAGGTTCTTGCAGTGTTCAAGCGGAATGTGGATCTCGAAAAGACGGTTGAGAGCCAAGATCCCACCTTCATGGACATTGACCAACGTCCCACGGGTCCAAAATCTTCCGGTTTGGAGCAAACCAAACTACACCGAGCCCTCTTTGAGTTCATCAACTGGGTAGCCCGAATTGGTCCAAGCAAGACGGATTTCAATAGCATCGGGGTGAACCTGATTCACATGCTCAGACAGTTCATCCACTCCCAAGGCTGGCCCAGACCTCACCAGCAGTCACTCGACGACAGTGTTCTGCGCTCACGAGCGTACGAGACGATTGGTATCCTGGCGAAGGGTACAAAAATGGACGACCACCGCCGTTCGGGCCTTGCTGCTTGGCTGTTCCAGTCACTCTCCGAGGACCCAACCCCGGACGTGGTGGTGAACATTGACTCGGCGCTGTCCAGCGTATCGACCTTGTTCAAGCCTCCACACAACGACTTTAGGGTGGAACTCGAGCTCCAGTCGATCCTGATCTCGTACATGCTGCTCGGCAATGAGACAGACGAAAATGTAGTACGCAGCACTAGGCACGCTGTTGCTAAATGGGCCAACAACTGTCTGCCTTTCTCGGACGTCACAGCACGGTGGATCAACATTATTGCTGTTGCGGGCCGACTGGACGAGAGAAATGATGTTGTGGAAGAGGGATACAAGGGCCTTGATCCGTGGACATATCACGTgaatgatgacgaggacaagTCGAAAGACCTACCC GAATGGCCGGCGATGGTGGACGTGTTTTTTAAGGCAGGGCGAGCCACGCGCAAGTCAACGGAAGAGGGTGGCATGGATATCGATGCCCATCCGCTATTTAGGAACTACCCCGGCGACATGATCCAGGCTTTCCCCATTGCCGTCGATTACTGCAAGaagatcttcttcttgaccgtCCTGGCGGATAGCTTTGTTTTCGACGCCGGGTGGCAGCAGAGATTAGAAGCTCTGGTCCAGTCCGACCTGGAAACCCGCCAAGCTATCCGGAATTATCACGTCCAATTCACGCGCGACGACGCGCTGCTATTCACTGACTTGCTGACTGCCGCCTTCGAGGGCATGTTAAGAGATGACGCCCCAAAGATCATCGAGCCCTGTGCTCGTTCATTTGTCGACCTCGCCTCGTTTTCATCCAAGGTGATCTTGGCATTTCTCGCTCCGCGCTCGAGAGAGCTACTGCCTCTCATCAAGTCCAACAAAAAGGAGTTGCGTGCCCTCGGGGCAAAGGCTCTGGGCATTCTCGCTGCCCACCCGTCACACCCCGTCAAAGAACTTGACGATGTCACAGCCAGCCTGATTGACATCACCAAGAACTTGAAGACGGCTGTGGGGGCGGAGTTGAACGCAGTAGAGGGCGCGTTCCTCGCATTGGCACACCTGGCCTCGCGGCTGGTGTACTACTCCAAGACCGGCGCTGCAGACCGCGCAGCCAAGATCGCCTCCGTCTTCCCgacgttggaggaggtggcgtcAACCGCATCCGTCTTCTCGACGCAGGAGACGTTGTTCGAAGCCTGGTCCCAGCTTTGGACTGCTGGGCTTGGAGAGAAGGATCAGGGTAACCTGATCCAATCTTTTGTCGACCCCCTCGTTGTCCACGCAAAGAAAGGCAACGAGAAGGCCATTGCTGCCCTGGGCAGACTGGCTTTGTCTCTCCCGTCGGACGGAAGCTGGGATGAGACCCTGGAGAAGATGCTCGCGCAGCTGTACGCGCTGTACGAGCTGAAGCAGGTGGAGGTCCACTTCGCGGTGGGCGAGGCAATCGCGGCTGCAGTCGCGCGCTGGGACGCCGAGGTGGTCCAGCTCACGGTCGACGTCGAGTCTGCCGGCCGTGAGTACTGGGCTCCGAGGCGCGCCGCTCAGCTGGTGGCGGTCTTGGAGAAGTTGCTTGCGGACTGCAAGACAACCAAGCCGTCGCTGCTGAAGGCGTCGGGTATTTGGCTCTTTTGCCTGATCCAGAGGTGTTCGCAcctggaggaggtgcagtCGCGCTTGCGGCTGTGCCAGGTTGCGTTCATGCGCCTGCTCAGCGCGAGGGACGAGCTGGTTCAGGAGACGGCATCGCGGGGTCTGGCCTTGGTGTACGAGAAGGGCGACGCCGGGTTAAAGAGCGACCTGACCAAGGATTTGGTCGCCTCGTTCACTGGATCTGGACCTCAgatcaaggtggaggaggagacggagctgTTTGATGCTGGCgccttgccaacaggggaTGGCAAGTCTATCACGTCCTACAAGGACATTGTCAGTCTCGCCAACGAGGTTGGAGATCCCAGCCTGGTCTACAAGTTCATGTCCTTGGCCACCAACGCGGCCACCTGGTCGACCAGATCAGCCTTTGGTAGATTTGGCCTCAGCAACATCCTCTCGAGCTCGGAAGTGGATCCCAAACTCTACCCGAAGCTGTATCGCTACCGCTTCGACCCAAACACCAATGTGCAACGGTCAATGAACGACATTTGGAAGGCCCTCGTCAAGGATCCGAATGCTGTGCTGGAGACCCAGTTCGACAACATCATGAACGACCTCCTCAAGAGCATCCTGGGTAGGGAGTGGCGTGTTCGCGAGGCCAGCTGTTCCGCCATTGCCGAACTGATCTCTGGTCGACCTTTCCCCAAATACGAGAAGTACTACAAGGACATCTGGGCAGCCGCCGTCAAGGTGGCGGATGACGTCAAGGCAACTGTTCGCAACGCAGCTGGAAAGCTTTGCATGACTCTCTCGACAACATTGGTCCGTCAGCTCGAAGACTCTGGATCTTCTGCCACAGCCAAGAGCATGATGAACGAGGCCTTGCCATTCTTGCTCTCAGACAAGGGCATCGAGAGCTCAGCCGACGATGTCAAGTACTTCTGTGTCAGCACGGTCGTCAAGATTTGCAAGAGAGGCGGAAGCGCACTCAAGCCCTACATTCCCACCTTGATGGttcatcttcttggtctcTTGAGCACGATTGAACCGGAGGCCATCAATTACTACTACCAGCGGGTTGGTGAAGCCAACAGAGACAAGCTTGACAAGCTTCGTGCCAATGCCGTTTCGCAAGGCCCTCTTGGCGAGGCCATCGAGGACTGCCTGCGCAATGTCGACGCAGAGGTCATGGACCAACTGGTGCCCAAACTGTCCGAGACCATCAAGACTGCGATAGGAATGCCAACCAAGATTGGTTGTGGCCGTGCGATCTGGACCTTGTCCACCAAACATGGCATCAACTTCGAGAAGCATGCTCCGACGTTCTTGAACTTGATGGAGAAACACACTCTGGATCGCAATGACGAAGTCAGCCAGGGTTACGCTCGCGCTACCGCCTACCTACTCCGCGTCGCCCCTGATGCTGCCAAGCAGCGCTTCATTGAAAAGTTCATCAATCTTTACCTCGAGTCAGACACCGACGATCGCAGGCAAAAGGTTGCCAATGTTGTGTTGGCCCTTTCCAAGATCTCACCTGATCACTTCAACGCGCTGGAGACTTTGCTCGTCCCTTTCAGCTTTCTCGGCAAACATGACACAGATGAGTACACGCAAAAGGCGTTCAAGGAGGTGTGGGACACGCACGCTGGCACGCATCTGAGCGTGACCAAGTACCTCAAAGAGATTGTCTCTCTCGCGGAGAAGACCTTGTCCACTGCTCAGTGGGCACTCAAGCATGGAGGTGCCCTTACGGTGGCTGATGCTGCCGAGTCCGTAGCGGGTGCCAAGACCATCACGCACCACGTCAATGTTGAGCACGTCAAGACCCTCTGGCCGGTCTACGATAAGGCTCTCATTCTCAAGACCTTCTCTGGAAAGGAGAAGCTTCTCGAGCCGTTCCCCAAGTTTGTTGAGCTCAGCAAGGAGCTACTGGAGAAGGATGACAAGTTGGTGGTTGCCTACAAGAAGGTTGCCATTCGGGAGGCCAAGCGCAATAATGATGTCTATCGCCCCCACGCCTTCGAGTGCCTCCGGcgcgttgctgctgcttgggatGGATTCGGTGACATGCTTCCCGACATCAAGACCATCGTCGCGCCTTAcctggatgtcgaggaggaggacaaggacggCGACGCTATGGACGTCGACACACCTGCTTCCACGTCCAAGGACAGTCGTGGACTGGATCTGAAGACTGTGACCAAGTGGAAAGCGCTGGAGACTCTGTCGAAGGGATACAACCGGGCCAATATGAGCAAGGATCCCCTCTCAACTCTGAAGGAAGTCATCACTGCCATCGAGTCGATCGATCCCAAGTTTAAGCCTGCCCAGATATTCACCGCGAAGCCGTACATCACCCGACCCGAGTTCGACGTCATCCGCAAGACGTACTGGTACGAGTGCGCCAAGGATATTCTGGAAGCTGCCGCCGTGGCAGGCGCGGCTGGGAGTGATGCTGTCCCGATCATCCGATGGTTCCTGTCGACGTTGGACCTCGATGCGGAAGACACGGGGTTGGAGTCACAGCGGATCGCGAGAGCCAAGGCGGTCAAGGGTGCCATTCAGCTGGGCAAGATCACGGCTGAGGGTGTGGAGTTCAAGACGACGGAGCTGggcaaggaggttgaggggttggttaCGGGTTCCATCGAAAAGGAGAGGTCTCTGGACGTGCAgaaggagtggaaggagtCCCTCAAGCTGCTTGGGTAG